The Pimelobacter simplex genomic sequence TCGCGTCCGCGACCACGACGACCCCGCGGGCCTGGCCGTCCCAGCCCACCGCGACCGCCGTACCGCCGGTGCGCTGGGCCTCCTCGAGCGCCGCGGTCAGCTCGGGGGAGAGGTGCTGGGACCACTCCTCCAGGAGCCGCGGCCGCCCCACGAGTACGGCGTGGCTGGCGTCCCCGTCGAGCAGGACGCCCTGGACCCCGAGGCCCTCGACGTTGGCGAAGTCCTCGACGGCGGGCAGCGGGCCGGCCTCGCGGGCCGCGTCGGCGATCGCCCGGGCGATGGGGTGCTCCGAGGCGTCCTCGAGAGCCCCGGCGAAGCGCAGCACCTCGGCGGCGTCCTCACCCGCGCCGGCGACCACGTCGCGCAGCGTCATCTTGCCGGTGGTCACCGTGCCGGTCTTGTCGAGGACGACGGTGTCGACCGCGCGGGTCGACTCCAGCACCTCGGGGCCCTTGATCAGGATGCCGAGCTGGGCGCCGCGTCCGGTGCCGACCATGAGGGCGGTCGGCGTGGCCAGGCCCAGCGCGCACGGGCAGGCGATGATGAGGACGGCGACCGCGGCGGTGAACGCCGCCGCGAGACCGTTGCCCGTCCCGAGCCAGAAGCCGAGGGTGCCGGCCGCGAGCACGATGACGATCGGCACGAAGATGCCGGAGATCCGGTCGGCCAGGCGCTGGACCTGGGCCTTGCCGTTCTGGGCGTCCTCGACGAGCCGGGCCATCTGGGCGAGCTGGGTGTCGCCGCCGACCCGGGTGGCCCGGACGACGAGCCGGCCGCCCGCGTTGACGGTCGCGCCGACCACCGGGTCGCCCACGCCGACCTCGACCGGCACGGACTCGCCGGTGAGCATCGAGGCGTCGACCGCCGAGGAGCCGCGCTCGACGACCCCGTCGGTCGCGATCTTCTCGCCCGGCCGTACGACGAACAGGTCGTCGACCTTCAGGTCCGCCACCGCGATCTTGGTCTCGGTGACGCCGTCGGGCCCGAGCACCGCGACCTCCTTGGCGCCCAGCTCGAGCAGCGCCTTGAGCGCCGCCCCGGCCCGCCGCTTCGAGCGCTGCTCGAAGTAGCGCCCGGCCAGGATGAACGTCGTGACGCCCGCCGCGGCCTCCAGGTAGATGTTGCCGCTGCCGTCGCTGCGCTCGATGGTGAGCTCGAACGGGTGGGTCATCCCGGTCACGCCGGCGGTGCCCCAGAACAGCGCGTAGAGCGACCAGCCCAGCGCGGCGAGCGTGCCGAGCGAGATCAGCGTGTCCATGGTCGAGGTGCCGTGGCGCAGGTTGGTCCAGGCCGCCTTGTGGAACGGCCAGGCCCCCCACACCACGACCGGCGCGGCCAGCGTCAGCGAGAGCCACTGCCAGTAGTCGAACTGCAGCGCCGGGACCATCGCCATCGCGATGACCGGGACGCTGAGCACGGCCGAGATCACCAGCCGCTGGCGCAGCGGGCGGATCGGGTCCTGCTCGTCCGCGCCGCCCGCACCCTCGGCACCGCCGTCGGCGGCCGGGGGCTTGGGCAGCGCGGCGCCGTAGCCGGCCGACTCGACGGCCGCCACCAGGGCGTCGGTCGTGACGGTGTCGGCGTAGGTCACCTTGGCCTTCTCGGTCGCGTAGTTGACCGTGGCGGTGACGCCCTCGAGCTTGTTGAGCTTGCGCTCGATCCGGTTGGCGCAGGACGCGCAGGTCATGCCGGTGAGGGCGAGCTCGACCTGGTTCTCAGTGTGCGTGTCCACTGCTCTCTCCGGACTCCTGGGGCTGGCCCTTCCCCGTCCCGCCGGCGGTGACGGTGAAGGCCGCGGTGCGGACGACGCCGTCGTGCTGGAAGTCGAGGTAGAGGTGGTAGGTCCCGGGGCTCGGGACCGCGGTGTGGAAGACGACGTCGGGGCCGGGCTTCGTCGTACCGTCGCCGGGCTCGCCGTCCGGGTGGACGTGGAGGTAGGCGAGGTCGCCGCTGCGCAGCGCGACCAGGTGGCCGTAGGCGCCGAGGTAGGGCTGCAGGTCGGTGACCGGCGCGCCGTCCTTGGTGACGCTCAGCGTGAGCCGGGCGTCGGCGCCGGCGGACAGGTCGCCGTCGAGGGTGACCTCGTAGCCGTCGACCGTGACC encodes the following:
- a CDS encoding heavy metal translocating P-type ATPase, whose amino-acid sequence is MTCASCANRIERKLNKLEGVTATVNYATEKAKVTYADTVTTDALVAAVESAGYGAALPKPPAADGGAEGAGGADEQDPIRPLRQRLVISAVLSVPVIAMAMVPALQFDYWQWLSLTLAAPVVVWGAWPFHKAAWTNLRHGTSTMDTLISLGTLAALGWSLYALFWGTAGVTGMTHPFELTIERSDGSGNIYLEAAAGVTTFILAGRYFEQRSKRRAGAALKALLELGAKEVAVLGPDGVTETKIAVADLKVDDLFVVRPGEKIATDGVVERGSSAVDASMLTGESVPVEVGVGDPVVGATVNAGGRLVVRATRVGGDTQLAQMARLVEDAQNGKAQVQRLADRISGIFVPIVIVLAAGTLGFWLGTGNGLAAAFTAAVAVLIIACPCALGLATPTALMVGTGRGAQLGILIKGPEVLESTRAVDTVVLDKTGTVTTGKMTLRDVVAGAGEDAAEVLRFAGALEDASEHPIARAIADAAREAGPLPAVEDFANVEGLGVQGVLLDGDASHAVLVGRPRLLEEWSQHLSPELTAALEEAQRTGGTAVAVGWDGQARGVVVVADAIKPTSATAIAQLRELGLRPVLLTGDNAVVARTVAAEVGIADADVIADVLPADKVDVVKRLQGEGKVVAMVGDGVNDAAALAQADLGLAMGTGTDVAIEASDLTLVRGDLQVAVDAIRLSRRTLATIKGNLFWAFAYNVAALPLAAAGLLNPMLAGAAMAFSSVFVVSNSLRLRRFRATAG